One segment of Longimicrobium sp. DNA contains the following:
- a CDS encoding alpha/beta hydrolase family protein — MISRRMARIVTAAVVVMTAAAAIAMAPGAARAQATDRGAFVLRVGADTQAVERFTRTPAGVDVELGVKGRARVVYQLRTSPDASVTGVEMRAWTGASDTVPPQQHITVAWMGDSARTTIDAGPQHLVQTVHGARGAVPIVNPSALLLEQVMMRARAMGGDSASVPVFVVGTTQAVPARVRRTGADSVVVTIGTVEARARTDAAGRLLGASVSSQQLVIERVANPGSLGMPRPDYSAPAGAPYTAEEVRVPHPGGFRLAGTLTLPRERGGRVPAVVTITGSGQEDRDEAIPMVRGYRIFRQVADTLGRRGIAVLRMDDRGFGASEGDAATATSADFATDIAAAVAYLRTRPEIDPDRIAVVGHSEGGIIGPIVAAADPRLRAAVLIAGPSRGGRRILEYQLRTPLDADTSLTQAQRDSTYRQGRVMVDSMAAVLPWMKWFLEYDPLPTARRVRQPVLILQGATDRQVTADQAPELAAAIRAGGNRDVTVRVFPELNHLMVHDPSGMPSGYASLPSGSVDPQVLGALADWLVAKLGRR; from the coding sequence ATGATCTCCAGACGCATGGCCCGCATCGTGACGGCCGCGGTCGTCGTGATGACCGCGGCCGCCGCGATCGCGATGGCGCCGGGCGCGGCGCGGGCGCAGGCGACGGACCGCGGCGCGTTCGTGCTGCGCGTGGGCGCGGACACGCAGGCGGTCGAGCGCTTCACCCGCACGCCTGCGGGGGTGGACGTGGAGCTGGGCGTGAAGGGGCGCGCGCGCGTCGTCTACCAGCTGCGGACCTCGCCGGACGCCTCGGTCACCGGCGTGGAGATGCGCGCCTGGACGGGGGCGTCGGACACGGTGCCGCCGCAGCAGCACATCACCGTCGCGTGGATGGGCGACAGCGCGCGCACCACCATCGACGCCGGCCCGCAGCACCTGGTGCAGACGGTGCACGGCGCGCGCGGCGCCGTCCCCATCGTCAACCCGTCCGCGCTGCTGCTGGAGCAGGTGATGATGCGGGCGCGCGCGATGGGCGGCGACAGCGCCAGCGTCCCCGTTTTCGTGGTCGGCACCACGCAGGCCGTGCCCGCACGGGTGCGGCGGACCGGCGCCGACAGCGTGGTCGTCACCATCGGGACCGTCGAGGCGCGCGCGCGGACCGACGCGGCGGGGCGGCTGCTGGGCGCCTCCGTCTCCTCGCAGCAGCTGGTCATCGAGCGCGTGGCCAACCCCGGCTCGCTGGGAATGCCGCGGCCGGACTACTCGGCCCCCGCGGGCGCGCCGTACACCGCCGAGGAGGTGCGCGTCCCGCACCCCGGCGGCTTCCGGCTCGCGGGGACGCTCACCCTGCCCAGGGAGCGCGGCGGCCGCGTCCCCGCCGTGGTCACCATCACCGGCTCGGGGCAGGAGGACCGCGACGAGGCCATCCCCATGGTGCGCGGCTACCGCATCTTCCGGCAGGTGGCCGACACGCTGGGCCGCCGCGGCATCGCCGTGCTGCGGATGGACGACCGCGGCTTCGGCGCCTCCGAGGGCGACGCCGCGACCGCCACCTCGGCCGACTTCGCGACCGACATCGCCGCGGCGGTGGCGTACCTGCGCACGCGCCCGGAGATCGACCCCGACCGCATCGCCGTCGTGGGCCACAGCGAGGGCGGGATCATCGGGCCCATCGTGGCGGCGGCGGACCCGCGGCTGCGCGCCGCCGTGCTCATCGCCGGCCCCAGCCGCGGCGGGCGGCGCATCCTGGAGTACCAGCTGCGCACGCCGCTGGACGCGGACACCAGCCTGACGCAGGCGCAGCGGGATTCCACGTACCGCCAGGGGAGGGTGATGGTGGATTCGATGGCCGCCGTGCTGCCGTGGATGAAGTGGTTCCTGGAGTACGATCCGCTCCCCACCGCGCGCCGCGTGCGCCAGCCCGTGCTCATCCTGCAGGGCGCCACCGACCGCCAGGTGACGGCCGACCAGGCGCCGGAGCTGGCCGCCGCCATCCGCGCGGGCGGCAACCGCGACGTGACCGTGCGCGTCTTCCCGGAGCTGAACCACCTGATGGTCCACGACCCGAGCGGAATGCCCTCCGGCTACGCCAGCCTCCCCTCGGGCAGCGTGGACCCGCAGGTCCTCGGCGCGCTGGCGGACTGGCTGGTGGCGAAGCTCGGACGACGCTGA